The genomic region AGGCTGCCTTACCACGACATGAACTGAcactgcaaggggaaaaaagccacatcTAATGAGTGCCAGGTTTAGCATCTTCCGCTGAGCGCAGACCCGGTGCCTTTTCCTGGCTGGTAGCAATATCTGGGGGGGGCTAAAGGGGGTGGAAGACTGGGGGTGTCTCCTATGGACCGAGAGCTCAGTGGAGAGCCAGGAGACCCCTTCTTCCCTATAACAAAGCCCTTCTCCTCCATACAtcgctgggaaggagggaggtggggagaatGGGATACAAAGACCGTGTCGGGTTTTTCCTCCTGCCGCAGACACAACAATGAGCTGGGGAAGGTCTCGACGGGGATCTGGTCAGACCCCTGCCCGAGCCTTCAAAAAGGCCCCTGCCCGAGGCTTCAAAAGGGCCAGCGGAGGACCATCCGCTGGCCCTTTTGAAGCCGCgggcaggaggaagggggggggtgaAAGCGACGGGGGCGAGGCTGGCCCGGAGGGGCAtcaccgccacccccccgcccaacccctccccagcgccggggccgcggcggggcgggggtgggaagcggggggggcggagaaggaggggggggggcgccgTCGGTGCGGACCGGGGGGCTGCGAGGCGAAAGGGGCAGTGCGGGCAGCGGGAGGGTCACATGTTTCGACGGCAGCCTATGAGCAGCCCCCCGGGCTGCCGAAAACTAATCTGGAGCCGGCCGcccccacccccgtcccccctcccaaCCTGGACTTCGTTTTTATAAACGTACCGCCAGGATCCAACCTGTTGGGAGGCAAATATCCATTTTTGCATCATGCCCGGCCGGGgaccgagccgccgccgccgccgcccgcgatGTGCAAGGCCATGAGCAAAGCAGCGAGCTGGGAGATGGACGGACTGCGCGGCGACAGCaccggcggtggcggcggcggcggtggtggcggcggcggcggcggcggtggagcCCCCGGGCAGTGCCGTAATTTTCTCTCCTCGCCCGTTTTCGGGGCGGCGCACACGGGCcgagcggccgccgccgccgctgccgccgccgccgcctcggggTTCGCCTACGCCGGCGGAGGGGAGCGCTCGGGGGCGGCGGCGAGGCCCGACCCCCCGGCCAAGGACTGTCCGGGCTCcgccgctccggccgccgcccccgcgctCGGCTATGGGTATCACTTTGGCAATGGATACTATAGCTGCAGGATGTCCCACGGGGTTGGGATCCAGCAAAACGCCCTGAAGTCTCCCCCCCATGCCTCCATTGGCGGCTTTCCCGTGGAAAAGTACATGGACGTCTCCAGTCTGACCAGCACGAGTGTCCCCGCCAATGAAGTCTCCTCCAGGGCGAAGGAAGTGTCCTTCTACCAGGGCTATACAACCCCCTACCAGCACGTTCCTGGGTACATAGACATGGTCTCAACGTTTGGCTCTGGGGAACCGAGACATGAAACATACATATCAATGGAGGGCTATCAGTCTTGGACTCTGGCTAATGGCTGGAATAGTCAGGTTTACTGTGCCAAAGATCAGACACAGAGCTCACACTTTTGGAAATCGTCCTTTCCAGGTACGAGAGGGAGAGAAATGGTCTGAGctgaatcccccccccccccccccccgcgcctcctCCGCCTGCCcgtcccctcccccgccccccgggCTGCAGGGGCGGCCTGCCGAGGTGGACACGCTGCACAGACACGCACAGAGcggagagagagggggggggactgtggattttcctttttccctaCCCCCCCTCCCCTACACCTACCCCCGAGGAAACTTCACCCTCTGCTTTCCACCCCGCGGGAGTGACCCCAAGAGCCACCCCCCGCCAGCCAGCGCCAGGGCCCCGGACCCCCGTTCGGCCGGCGGCCTCGggctccttctcctgctgcttccctcgGTGCCCGGGTTTGTATTCGCGTTTGCAGTTTGCAGGACGATGGCTCGAAGGCTTGCGCTCCTCCGCCTCTCCGGCTGGCGACTGACCCGGCCCCAGAGCGCTTAAGAGGCTGCGAGTAGTGAGAGCACAGAGGCACAAACCACATGCAAACAAACCCggggaaaaacacacacacacaccccaaagcGATTTCTGTGTGTGCGCTGCCAGGACCGACCTGCTCTCGGCCCCCCCAGCCGATGCCCCCGCCGTCCTGCATGCTCGCTAGCGATGCATGCCTGAAAAGTGATGACAGTCCATCAAGTTTTCGGTGCTTTACTAACGTGCAAATAATGTGGCagtgtaaataataataaactgtAAACAAGCCGGCATTATTTATTTGCCCGTGAAAACCAGTGTCCAACAAGTACCGGTTAAGCTTTAAACGCCTGTaataaaattctaatttttcaCATGTCTTTTACAATAGGGGACGTTGCACTAAACCAGCCCGATATGTGTGTCTACCGGCGTGGGAGAAAGAAGCGAGTGCCGTACACAAAACTGCAGCTTAAAGAACTCGAGAATGAATATGCCATTAACAAGTTCATTAACAAGGACAAGAGGCGAAGGATATCCGCAGCCACAAACCTGTCTGAGAGACAAGTTACCATTTGGTTTCAGAACAGGAGGGTGAAGGATAAGAAAATAGTCTCCAAACTGAAAGACAATGTATCTTGATCTATTAGTTGCGGACAGTGATGGATATTATAAACTCAATTTACGACCAGCTAAAGACTTTTGGAAAgacttgaaaatatatttaattttttttttctccttccagcgGTGGCGAAATTTCGGGAATTGTTTTCCATGAAAGTCAGCGTTTTTCTCTCAGTGGAAGGAAGTGCTGACAAATCTTGAATTAtagttctgtttcttccttttgaaaataataataatattaatattaattatattttctgttcttccctcTAGGCCAGTATAAACGAATTTAAATATGTTGAACGGTTACAGTTATAACTTTCTTAAATACTTAACtctttggggggttttgtgtaatttttttttttctctgaacaacaACCAGTGCCAAAAAGTGTCAGTTTTGATTTGGTATCGTAAACTTCCAAACACGccgagtgaaaaaaaaaaaaataatcaatcgGAAAATGCAAGAAAGCCGGAGTCCGGACCCGTGGCTGCTGCCAAATCCCGCCGACCCCACGGGGACCCGGAGAGAATTGCGAGTTGTGTGGAGGGGTAACGTCTGCAGCtggatttttaattgctttttcgAGGGAGGGAGAATCTCTCCGAGCTGCTGCGGGGCGCAAAGCACGGTCCCAGGCACTTCCCACCTCGCTCCCCGCTTccgcaggtttggttttttgggttgtttttttctggggggttgttttgggcttttttttgtttgttttgggtttttttttctgcggttttgttttcagtggaagGATTTTATATTCCCCgattgaaaaaagaaaggagccGGCGGTTCCCGGCAAGGGGTGCTTGGGCCCGGGCGGGCGCTGCGCGGCTGGGCGCTCCGCGGAGGAACCGCGGGTCGGGGCACGGCGGGAGGACGCTCTTTCGGGGGGACTGATGGGCCGGCTGGCTCGTCCTGCGGCCAGGGAACAGGCTGCCACCGCAGAGGTGTGTATAAACCTGCGTAGAGCTTGTGTAAAATGCCCGCTCTAACCTGTGTGTCCGGACAAGCACAAgactctgctccttcctcccgcCACggcgctaaaaaaaaaaaaaaaaaggaaaaaccaaaaccaaatcctGGTCGGAGAAGTGAAGTTCACCGCTaacttttaatttacaaaaataaacgGGTGTTAATGACAGAAGCAATAAATAAGGAATTTCAAAGGATGCCATAATTTATACAGGCCGAAAGGCTAGGATTTTGtcgatttttttattattttaaacctAGTGTGCATGTTATGATATACACAGGGTGATCAGACACGCTAGTCAACTACTAGGAGAGAGAAGCGGTATCCTCTCTGTTAATGTGCCTCGTCTAATTATTAAAATGTGTGTGTTCCGAACTagtattatttattataatataCTATTGCTCTAAACACTTTGATTACCAGTGTATGTGGGTAAGACATACGGTAAGACTATTTGTCCATAAACcatatctttttcttcttgttgtctgAAAGTCTGCTTTTACTTTGTGTTGGAAATACGGGCTGAACTTCCAAGCTGTTAACGATGTTGCCAAACTGTTCCTGAACCGTCTTTAATAAAACGATTTCTTTTCGATATAtataaaaagagaggaagaaattcgccttctttttttttttttttgcagcagggCTTTTCGCCGGCTCCGGGTTTGCCTGGGATCTTCCCAGGGCCACTTATAAAGGACGAGGTTTTTGGGAAAGGAGAGGTAGATACGATGCGAGGCGCGTTAAAGGAGGGAAAGGCGTATCGGAGAGCACTTTGCTGCTGGGCAAGGGGGTTTGGGGAGAAAGAAACGTTGCTGGCGAGAAATTCCCCgggtgggaggcaggggagagTTTGTCTTTCCTCTCTCGCCCCGGATCCCGGCTTTGCCTGCCCGGCACCCGGCGGCCGAGGGTGGCCCCAGCGCTCCtttgttcccccctcccctgctccgaGCCGGCCCGGCACTTGCCGGGGctccgcggcggcgggggcgacGGGCCCCGGGGCGTCCCCCGCTCCTTTCGCTCCGCAACCGGCTGGCTCCAGCGGGGGGTTATCTTCCGCCTCCTCcgccctcttccttcccctttctcttccgCTTGCACGTTCATGGCTTTTGAGGCGTCTAATTTTCCCCTCAACGGATGAAAAGAGCCCACGTCGGAGCATTTCAGATTTTATCGCAAAGTGCATTTCTGTTCGGTTCTGGGAAAAGAGGAGACTTGTGGGACATATCATTTAGGTACCTGGAACAGCCCTCTCTGCTGATGCAGCCTTGTTTTCTTGGAAtgtttaaaattcttcttttctccccccgccccttgGCACCTCCCCCCCGCTCCCATCCACACATACTTCGGTCCTATTAATTCTGGAGAAATTTTTCCTCCCAACGAGTCCCCCCGCGGAGGGAAGGCCGGGCACCGCCAGAGCTGTTGTCTTTCCCGGTCGCGGAGCCGTCGCGGGCAGAGCCGTCGCGGGCtgttcccttccctcctttccagGTTTAACCTTTGGCTTCGCCGGTCTCCAGGCTCTCAGAAGACGCAGCTTTGCCACGGCCAAAACGCCCTTTCCCAGGGCAGGAGGAAACCCGAACTGGCTGGCAAATGGGTACCAGATGGAGAGGAGTTGCCTTTTAATTTCGTAACAACGTGCAGAAACATTAAGAAACCAGCAGCTACAGCCAGGAGAAGGCGAGGCCGCGGCCGCGGGCCGGGGCGCATCATCCCGTCCAATTACCAGTGCAGATTAAAAGGGTTTCCAGAGCCTGGAACTGGGGCATTGACGGGGGTTATTCAAAATCCCCGTGCCCACAGCCTGGGCTCTCCGCAGCGCGCACGGGCGCGGCCGGGCCCCGGCGCTCCGCGCTTCCCTCCCGCGGGCGCGGATCCGGGCCGTCGCCGCCCAACTCACAGCCGCGGCCGGTCGCAGCCATCCGTGTTTAAAGCAAAAGGCATAACGATTCGCCTGAAATATAGCCCGCGTTATTACAGATAATTAATATGTACCTCGACAAAGTGAATTGCAAATGCGCGGTGGCACAATGATGCATTGCAGGCCGGCCGGCTCGCCCGCCCCGCGGCTACCATGGAGCTTGGCTCCTGTCAGGCAGCGCGAATTCCCAGCCATGTCTGAGGCAATCCTGCCATCTCCTGGACAACCCCCGGCATAGGCAGGGGAAGCCTTCCCCTCGCTTCAGGAGCCGCGTTTCCCAGTGATAAACGAGCGAGGGAGACTACTCGGTCACACGCAGAGCAACTTTCATCTGTAAACTGTAAGAATATGCAAGTGAAATTATAGTGTGTGGTCAGCTCTGATGTTCAGGCCGATCCGGTTGcctttttaggaaaagaaaaaaaaaaaaaaaagagcggaAAGGAGCGTGTGAAAGCAGCCCTCCGGGTCGCTCTGTTCCTCAGCGGTGACATTTCCTGTACAGACACAGGCAGGGGGACACCCGCGGCATTAAAACACCGCCCCCCAAACCAGAAGCCGGCTGTGGCTGGAAAAACCAGCGCAAGTCCGTCCAAGGCTCTCCGCACCGCGGTAAGGGCCCACCGCCCCGGGAACAAGATATTTCTGTCAGTTCTTTTCCCTACAGATTTAAACATAAACATCGCTTTCCGCAGCTGTGAGTGTCTCCAGCTACACCAGATTtagcttttcatattttttttcgcGGTATTAATTAGCAATTACAGATGAGTTGAGCATTAATTGAAAGCTCTGTTTTCTCTAACCCCATAAAAGTTAGTTTGAAGTGTCACCTTTCTTTCCGGTAACTGGGAACTCACATCCATTCCTTGTGTTTATTGCGGGCAAAAAATATAGTCTTTGAACACAAAATGTTCCTTCTGTCTTCCGAGAACCGAAAATCAGAGTCAGCTGAAAAAGGCGATTATGAAAAGAAACTATTACCCATcctcttggggagaaaaaaaaatcagaaaacaagtaAGCTAATAAGAGGGAGATTCAATTGGTAGACATAActcaaacaataaaaattaaaggcagtGGTCAGTAATATCCTCCAGCGGTGCTTGTGTGGTCCTGTGTGGTCTAGGAGAGAGCAATCAGTTAAAGATTTCTTCCAGGGCAATGAAATTACTGCAGAATTTACCCCAATTTCCCATTAAGCAGAAAGATGAATTTGATTAGGAAAATGTCAAGAGGGGCAGCGTCTCTGATCTCGGCgtagaaataaaaccaagattaAAACTATGATTAACAGGACAATAacggggaaaattaaccctaccTGTTAACTAGGTTCGAGTTTTGAACAGAGGTAATGAAAAGTGGCCAAGCCCGGGCATTAAGGCACTTCTTGAAGCTGGGCTGGCTCAGACCAATGCAGATCCTCTTGGAGAAGAGGCCGAGGACAGAAACGCCCGGTCCGGTGACGGATGGGCCTCCAAAGTCCCCCGTagggcggcgggggcggcagcGCTCTGGGAGCCCGGTGCCCGCGGCCGCAGCGGGGCTCGGCTGGGCTCTAGCGGGGTGCTCCTCCCCGCACCTCCAGCCCCTTGGTCCGTTGTGGGTTTTCTTATAGGGAATATGGTGTCTCTGAGTGCAGCACAGGGGGCCTCGACTCGCCTCCGTGGGAAGTGCGCTTGTCCCGACCCGTACGGTTTGGAGAAGGACACGAGCAACCTCCCGTGAGGATGCTCTCAGTTATGGGTTCATTCGCGCTTACTCCGGTGCTACGGGGGAAATGGGAGCGATAACGGGATAACGGAGCTCTCGTTTGATTtctcaaaaatgtaaaaatacgtATAAGCCACCAAAATAACACAGTAAGGGATAATTTTCTtgtcaggggagaaaaaaatcctcataCCCGATTTGGGAGACAGCGGCGGGGTACCCAGCTGAGGCTCACTCTCCTCTGCCCACCGCAGCACTCTCTGCTGCACAGCAGACCCGGGCATTTTCTTTCTTGCAGTCGTtcgggtttatttatttatttaattgtttgtttCCTATCTCGGCGGCTTGCTCAAGTGAttctttgttgttgctgctgttattctCGGTTTGATGATGTTTGTTTGATTGTAttttacagacaaaataaaaccCGAGTTTTAGAAGCGTTGTTTAAAAACTTGCCTTCGCTTCGGAGTGAGGATGAAAGGTAAAAGGGGTAAAAAGGGCAGACGTGGGGACCTGAGAGAATACACATTAGTGTACCAGAATGACGATCCTGGTAATATCCGATCAATTAAGATTTTAATTGCAAACATATGCAGATGCATATCATGTTGCTCGCAATTAAAACAAACGCATATATAAAACGGCCAAAATACGTGTTCTGGGCACTCACAAGGTGTACTCGTCTGTACAGGGGCAGAAATATATTCGTGTGCCCTAAACAGCCACATCTCCTTCCCCGTAGTGGAAAGGGGCAGTGGTAGGTTATTCCCAGCCTGCGGTGAACACTCTTATCGTGGGTATAGTTGTCGCCCCGGaagctgctggccctgggggtgctgccAGGCGGGGGGCACCGCCGTGCCGGGGGCTGCGCCCggggctgc from Rissa tridactyla isolate bRisTri1 chromosome 7, bRisTri1.patW.cur.20221130, whole genome shotgun sequence harbors:
- the HOXD13 gene encoding homeobox protein Hox-D13 — translated: MDGLRGDSTGGGGGGGGGGGGGGGGAPGQCRNFLSSPVFGAAHTGRAAAAAAAAAAASGFAYAGGGERSGAAARPDPPAKDCPGSAAPAAAPALGYGYHFGNGYYSCRMSHGVGIQQNALKSPPHASIGGFPVEKYMDVSSLTSTSVPANEVSSRAKEVSFYQGYTTPYQHVPGYIDMVSTFGSGEPRHETYISMEGYQSWTLANGWNSQVYCAKDQTQSSHFWKSSFPGDVALNQPDMCVYRRGRKKRVPYTKLQLKELENEYAINKFINKDKRRRISAATNLSERQVTIWFQNRRVKDKKIVSKLKDNVS